Within the Bacillus pumilus genome, the region TGTTCTGAACCGTATATGACACCACTGGTCGGACTTCTGCTCCTTCTTTTACAAGTGCTTCGATTTGCGGATAAACAGCTTCGTACGTACAGTGGGAACCAGTTAATCCAAAGCCGATTCTTTTCCCTTTTAATGTTGTCATGATTCCATCCCCCTTTTTTCCTCTGCAAGTTCACATAAGAGCCCAGAAAGCACTTTTGCAATGATTTGCCCTGCTGTCTTTGGTGCAACAATTCCGGGGAGTCCAGGTGCAAGAAGCGCCTTCACTCCGTGTTTTTGTGCAAAGTCAAAGTCTGTTCCTCCTGGGCGGGAGGCGATATCCAAAATGAGTGTCTTTGGTGTCATGCTGACGATGACAGATGAATCTAATACAAGGCTTGGAATGGTATTGATGATGATATCTACATCCGTTACTTCTTCTTTTAACTGGTCCATTGAAAATGGATCGAGTCCCATTTCAAAGGCCCGTGCTAAATGCGCTGTATCTGCTGCCCCTACTTTTACATCCGCACCGAGTGCCCGAAATGTGCGGGCAATGGTGAGTCCTGTTCTTCCGAGCCCGAGAACAGCAACTCGTGATCCATGAATCGTATAATCCGTTTGC harbors:
- the dpaA gene encoding dipicolinic acid synthetase subunit A: MLSGLTVAVIGGDARQLEIIRKLSQQHAKVFLVGFDQLDHGFIGAEKLKMSELPFEQVDSMILPVSGATDEGVVATVFSNEQVLLEATFLERTPAHCTLYSGISNTYLDNLAKQVNRNLVKLFERDDIAIYNSIPTVEGIIMMAIQQTDYTIHGSRVAVLGLGRTGLTIARTFRALGADVKVGAADTAHLARAFEMGLDPFSMDQLKEEVTDVDIIINTIPSLVLDSSVIVSMTPKTLILDIASRPGGTDFDFAQKHGVKALLAPGLPGIVAPKTAGQIIAKVLSGLLCELAEEKRGMES